From the genome of Streptacidiphilus sp. PB12-B1b:
GCAGCCAGTACCCGGTACGGGCCGCGATGACCGGCACCAGCCGCGAGAGGCCGCCCATGGGCCCGCGCCACCGCTCCATGGCGGGGCAGATCCACGATCCAGGCACCACGATCCGGTGCGGGACCACGGGGACTCTCGGAGAGGCACGGAATCCGCGGCACACACGTTCCCGGCACACACGTTCCCGCCACACCGGCCGGCGCATTCACAGCCGGCTCACCGCATTCCGGCCCCGAACGTCGAGGGCCACCGAGGACCATCCGCCCACCGGCCCCGGCCGACCTTCGGCTGCGCCCCCAACTAGGTGGATGCGCCGGGTCCCGGGACGGTCACGACGTCCTCAAGCGCGACGGGACGGCCGTCGTCATCGACGAACGCCACCTGTACGGGCTGGTTCGTAAGCTTGTGCCGAAGCAGCGCCGGAGGCCCGGCGGAGTCGGCGAGGTGCTTGTCGCCCCAGGTCATCAGCGCGGCGAGCACCGGCGCGAGTTCCCGGCCAGCCTGCGTGAGGTGGTAGGACATTCGCTCGCGGGAACCGCTGTCCCGGTAGGCCCGCCTCTCCAGCACGCCCACCTTCACCAGATCCTCAAGGCGCTGCGTGAGGACGTCGGTGGAAACACCCAAGTGTCCTTGGAACTCGCTGAACCTCGTGCGGCCGTTGAGCGCCTCACGCACAACCAGGAGCGTCCAGCGCTGACCGAGCACACCCAGACTGCGGGCGATCGAGCACGCTCCCCCCGCTTCGAGTGCGTTCCGCTTGGCCATGGAGTCATGGTACCACTTGGCTCCGAAAACCCCAGTCAGCATCCGGGGGTGGATCGTCGCGGTCGACTCCACGGTCGTGCGTGCAAGGCGTACTCCTCCCGCGCGATCCGGGCACACCTGCGGCGACGCGGTATCCGCGCTGTGATCCCCAGCCCCGTCGACCAGGTGGCCCACCGCACGCGCCGCGGCCGCGACGGAGGTCGCCCACCCGCCTTCGACCGCGAGGCATGCAAGCAAACGCAACACCGCTGAGCGATGCATCAACCGACTCAAGCAACGGTGCGGCCTTGCGACCCGCTACGAGAAGACAGCCACCGTCTATCTGGCCGGACTCCACCTCGCGGGCATCTTCCTATGGTCCGCACGATGATCCAAAAGAACGGCCTAGTCCGGTGTCGAGTCCGCACGGGTGGTGTTGCAGCCTGAGCGCCCTGATGGACAGGAGCGGTCTGCTCAACGCCGGGCGAGCCGCTGAACGCCGCCGGACGTCCACCGGAACTGAGCAGCGGTTTCCAGATCAGGAGGTGCAGGGTTGGCGGGTGGGCAGCGATGCAGCAAGATGGGTGACATGACCACGCCATCATTGCGGCTTGGAAAGCTTCCGATCATCAGGGCCTGCGACGCCTTCGCGGGTTCCGGCTGACGCGGGTCTGCGCGTCTTGCCACTGCCGAATGCAACCCCTACTACTTTACTTGGACTGACTCTTGAGCCTGCATCGAGCGGGTAAGCGCGACTTTCGTTGTCCGCCTACGGGCGGCGGGAAGACGAAGGAACACACGCCACCCAAGTGGCACCGAGCATCAGCGCCGGTCGTGGTCGGGAAGGCGTGCCCTGACATCGCACAGACGTCGACGCCCGCTTCACGGGCCATGCCACGCTGGAGCGGACTGGGCCCCAACCGCTCGCCCTGGAGCCTGCGATGAGACTCGCAGCCCGACCGTTTCGTGCCTCGACGCGTGCCTCCGCTACCGGTTCCGCTCCGGATTCCGGGCCTGACCCGCAGACTTCGCCCGCGGCTGGGCCCCCCGATGGGGACGAAGAGGCCGAAGCCGGGGCAGCCGACACCGCGGGAACCCCGCTGACGGACCAGGACATCGCCCTGCTGCGGGCAAGCACGGCCTTGGTGGCCCCGCTGGCCGAAGAGCTGACGGTGTACTTCTACGCCATCTTGTTCACCCGGTACCCCGAGGTCCGCAGTCTCTTCCCGGACAACCTGGACGTGCAGCGCGACCGACTGCTCCGGGGCCTGCTGCGCATCGTGGACCTGGTCGACGACCCGGCCAACCTGGTTCAGTTCTGCAACCGACTGGGCCGCGACCACCGCAAGTTCGGCGCCTTGGCGGCCCACTACCCTGCCGTCGGTGCCTGCCTGCTGGATTCGCTGGCACGCTACGCAGGCCCCGCCTGGAACCAGCAGGTGGCCGACGCCTGGAGCCGTGCCTACGGCGCGGTAGCCGAGTTGATGTGTCAGGGGGCGGACCACGACGCACTGCTGGGACCGGCGGTGCGATTAGCGGAGATCGTCCGCCATGTCGACCACGGCCACGGCATTGCCGAGATCACCGTGCGGCCGGACACGCCCTACCCGTACATCGCAGGCCAGTACGCGAGCGTCGAGACTCCCTGGCAGCCGAAAGCCTGGCGCTACTTCTCCATCGCCCACGCGCCGCGCCCCGACACCACCCTGACCTTCAACGTTCGCGCCGTCCACGGCGGCCAGGTCAGTCCATCCCTGGTGTACAAGGCCAAGCCGGGAGACGTCCTGCGGCTGGGCCCGGCCCAGGGGGACATGATTCTGAACCCCGCCTCAACCAACGACGTCGTCTGCTTAGCCGGCGGTACCGGCCTCGCCCCCATCCGCGCCCTGGTGGAGCAAGCCGCCCGCAGCGGCATCCAGCGTTCCGTCTCCGTGTTCGTCGGCGCCCGCACCGCCCCCGAGCTCTATGGACTCGACGACATGCTGCGCATGTCGCAGCGCCACCACTGGCTGTCGGTCCGCGCCGCCGTCTCCCATCAGCACATCCCCGGCCTCGAGGGCGCTCTGCCGCAGGTGCTGCGTGAGTTCGGCCCCTGGCACCACCACGACGCCTACGTCTCCGGTCCCGTCGACATGGTCACCGCCAGCTGCTACGCACTGCGGCGCAGCGGCGTTCCCTCCCACCTCATCCGCCATGACCCCTTCGACGTCCCCGCGTTGGATGCGCCCCTGCTCCCTGGCAACGTCCCGGCGCACCCAGCAGCATCCCCGTAGCCGCGGTTGTGACTGCCACCTGTCCAGCCAAGTCGAACACGTCTCAAGTCTGCGCGTCGCCGCCCGCAGCGCCGGCTGGCCCGGCTCCGTGCGCAACCACCCACCGAGAGATCCGCCCATGAGAATCCCCTCAA
Proteins encoded in this window:
- a CDS encoding globin domain-containing protein — its product is MAPLAEELTVYFYAILFTRYPEVRSLFPDNLDVQRDRLLRGLLRIVDLVDDPANLVQFCNRLGRDHRKFGALAAHYPAVGACLLDSLARYAGPAWNQQVADAWSRAYGAVAELMCQGADHDALLGPAVRLAEIVRHVDHGHGIAEITVRPDTPYPYIAGQYASVETPWQPKAWRYFSIAHAPRPDTTLTFNVRAVHGGQVSPSLVYKAKPGDVLRLGPAQGDMILNPASTNDVVCLAGGTGLAPIRALVEQAARSGIQRSVSVFVGARTAPELYGLDDMLRMSQRHHWLSVRAAVSHQHIPGLEGALPQVLREFGPWHHHDAYVSGPVDMVTASCYALRRSGVPSHLIRHDPFDVPALDAPLLPGNVPAHPAASP
- a CDS encoding helix-turn-helix domain-containing protein gives rise to the protein MAKRNALEAGGACSIARSLGVLGQRWTLLVVREALNGRTRFSEFQGHLGVSTDVLTQRLEDLVKVGVLERRAYRDSGSRERMSYHLTQAGRELAPVLAALMTWGDKHLADSAGPPALLRHKLTNQPVQVAFVDDDGRPVALEDVVTVPGPGAST